Part of the Tenacibaculum sp. SZ-18 genome, AGCTCCTCCACCAGTTGACACATAACTTACTTTATCTGCAAATCCAAATTGTTTTACCGCTGCTACAGAATCTCCTCCTCCAACTAAAGAGAACGCTCCGTTTTTAGTTGCTGCGTCAATTGCATTTCCTAGTTCAATTGTTCCTTTTGCAAAGTTCTCCATTTCAAAAACTCCTAAAGGTCCATTCCATAAAATGGTTTTAGAGTTCGCTAAAACTTCTGCAAACTTTTTAGATGTTTCTGGTCCAACATCTAATCCCATCCAACCATCAGGAATTTCATTAGTATTCACTTTTTGTGTATTTGCATCGTTTGCAAAATTATCCGCAATAACAGCATCTACTGGTAAGTGAATTTCAGTATTTTTCTCTTTCGCAATTTTTAAAATATCTAAAGCTAACTGTAACTTATCTTCTTCAACTAAAGAATTTCCAATTGATCCACCTAAGGCTTTTACAAATGTGAACGTCATTCCTCCACCAACAATAATATGATCTACTTTCTCAATAATATTTTCAATCACACCAATTTTAGAAGATACTTTTGCTCCTCCTAAAATTGCAGTTACAGGCTTTTCAGAGTTGTTTAATACTTTATCTATACTTTCAATTTCTTTCGCTAATAAAGACCCAAAACATTTGTTTTTTGGAAAAAATTGTGCAATTACTGCTGTTGATGCATGAGCTCTATGAGCAGTTCCAAAAGCATCATTTACATACACATCTCCTAACTTTGAAAGTTGTTCTGCAAAGGCAACACCTCCTGCTTTTTCTTCACCGTGAAAACGTAAATTTTCTAATAATAAAATCTCACCGTTTTGTAATCCAGCTACTGCTTCTTCAACACTAGCTCCAACACAATCGTTTACGAACTTTACTTGTACACCAATTACTTCGCTTACCTTATCAACAATATGCTGTAAAGAGAATTTTTCATCAACTCCTTTTGGACGACCTAAATGAGACATTAATACACAGCTTCCACCATCTTCTAATATTTTAATAATAGTTGGTTTTGCTGATTGGATTCTGGTATCATCCGTTACTAGAAATTCATCGTTTAACGGCACATTAAAATCTACACGGATTAATGCTTTTTTATCTTTAAAATTAAAATCGTTGATTGTCTTCATTGCTTCGGTTTTTAAGAAGTTTGCTTTTTTGATTTCTAGCAAAAATAATTATTCTAAATTAGAAAAAACGCGATTAAAAAAGCATATTTCGTTATTTTTATAACGAAAACGTTTGCAAAAAATCTGTTCAACTTATTGCTACACCTAATGCTAATTTTCACACAAACTTCTACTGAAACTGAGCTTCATCAAATATTGGGGTTGCAACAGAAAAACTTGCCTAAAGTTTTAAGTGATGAAGAAAAAAAGCAAGAAGGTTTTGTTACTGTTGAACATGATTTTGAAACGCTTTTTCAAATGCATGAAATTCATCCACATATTATTGCAAAATACAACGATAAAGTTGTTGGATATGCTTTATCAATGTCAACCGTTTTTAAAGATTCCATTCCTGCTTTAATTCCTATGTTTACAGAATTGGAAAAGTTAAACATTGATCAGAATTTTATCATTATGGGGCAGGTTTGTGTGGATAAAGAACATCGTGGTAAAGGAATCTTCCGAAGTTTATATGAAAAAATGAGTGCTGTTTTTACCGAAAAGTATTCTAGTATTATAACCGAAATCGATGCTGAAAACATTCGCTCGATAAATGCTCATAAGGCTATAGGATTTAAAACTATTTCTGAATATCCTGCTAATAACCAGGTTTGGAAAATTGTTGCGATGGAAATTTAATTTGTTATTTTTAAACAAAAATGCACAATGAAAAAATTTCACCTATTAACTATTTTATTATTCTCAACTTTACGAACTTTCGCTTGTAGTTGTGAACCAATTCCATTTAACCAAGCTGTAGAATGGGCTGATGAAATCTTTGTTGGAAGATTAATTGAAGTAAAAGAACTCTTCAATGAATCATATCCTGAAGCACCGAACCAAAAGCATACTACACACTGGTCTGCGACTTTTGAAATTGAAAAAAAATGGAAAGGCTCAAGAAAGAAATATATTACAATATATCAAGATGGAAATAGTTGTGGATTTAACTTTACCAATATAAATCAAAATTATCTGGTTTACGCTGAGAATAAATCGATCTTAGGAGTTTATACTACACCAACAACTTGGCTGTGCTCTCGAACTATTAATGAATATAATTCTAGTGAAAAAAGCAACTATAAACCTGATCAGGAAAAATTAGATGCAAAATTTCCAGAAACAATAAACTTATATAATTTTAATTTGTTTTCATGGTCTTATTTCTATCCTTTAAGTATATTTTTGATTGGTTTGTTTATCGGTAGAAAAACTAAAAAGGCAACTCACTAGGTTCTACAAAATCAATTTCCTGATTGTAAATCTCTCTTATAAGAATTTTCATCTCATCAATAAAAGCGTACACTCTTTCTGGTGTTACATTAAAATCTTCACCTCTAAACTTCTCTGAAAAATTAAGTTTCATAAATCCTGATTGTAACTTTTTAAAGGAAACTATTCCTGCCTGCATCTCAGCATTTTCATTAATGTTTTCACTTTCCAGATACATAAATGCATATAATAACACCTGAATAGCTTTACTGTATTTAAAATCACGGATTTCTTCTAAAAACGGAACCTTCAAATCTGAAGGTTTTACACTTCCGGTTTTATAATCAATAATTCTGGCAACACCATTTAATTGATCAATTCTATCAACCTGTCCATGAATTTTAATTGGAAAATCAATTTCATCAATGTGAATATAAGCTTCGTAATCTTTTTCTATTCCGAGAATTTTCAATTCATTCGATTCATCTTTTAATAAATCTATTTCTTGATTTAAGAAATTACTAACGAAACGAGTTGCCACCTCAAAAATCAATCGGTTTTTACCTGTAGAAACATCTCCATTTTTAAAATGAATGGCAAAGTTTCGAAGAACAAATTCCTTAATTTTAGGTTTCATTTCCTTCACATTTTCCAACTGAATGAATTTTCCTAAATAAGGTTCGTATAATTCTCTTAATGTTTCGTGAACTACAGTTCCTAAAGTATTAAAAGCAACTTCTTCCTCAATTTCATCAAACTCCTTAATTTTTAGAACTTTTTGTTGATAGAAAGCAATCGGATTATATAAATAATTCGTTAATGCCGAAGGAGAAATTCCCTTCTTGGCTAGTTCTTTAAGTTTTAGTAAAACCGCCTCGTTTTTTTGTATTTCTTTTTTGAATTCGGCATTCGTCGTTACTTTCGGACTTATAAATCGACTGGTAATATTTTTCTTTAACAACTCAAGTTGTCCTATAAATCTACTTTTCTCTCCACCTCCAAAAGAATCACTTTCAGTGTTATAAACTAGATAAATATTTTTTGCTCTCTGTAATAACCTAAAAAAGTGATAAGAGAAAATTGCATCTTTTTCACGATACGTTGGCAATCCGAATTGAACTTTTACATCAAACGGAATAAAAGAGGTTTGTTTTGAATTTCCTGGAAGAATACCTTCATTTACGGAAGTTAATATTACCGTTTCAAAATCTAACAAACGAGTTTCTAACATTCCCATTAACTGCAATCCAGCTAATGGTTCTCCTTGGAAAGAAATGGTTTCTGAAGTAATTAATTGTTTAAAAAACTGATATAACGTCTTCAAATCTGAAAAGTAACCAAATTCTTTTTGCAAATTATTTAATTGCATAAAAGCGGTGTAGTAACGAAATAAAAATTCTTTTTCTAAACCAGAAACTATTGCTTTTAGTTGATCAATAAGTGCAATAATTTTATTTAAAAACCCTCTTACGTCATTACTATTTAAAAAAAGACTTCCAACTAATTCTTGAACCGAACTTTCTGTTTTTTGTAAAAATCTATCTATAAATTCTTTACTTACAAAAGTATGATTGTTGTTGTGAATTGCAGAAGTAATTTCATCTGAAACAGAAATTTCATTCACTATTAATAATCGATGTAATAATGGTTGTTTCATTACTTTAATTACATCTTTATAATAAAATTCTTTACTCCCCTTTTTTTGTAATTTTTCTTGAGAAATAAACAATTGAAAGATAGATAAAAACAAACTTGTCAGGGGAATATCTTTCAACGGATATCCCATTGTTATATTGATGGAAGAAACACTTTCTGGAAGAGAATTTAACGAAATTGGTAACAAGGTTTCATCAGACAAAACCAGAGCTGTATTGTTGTGGTTTTCCATATCTGATAATAACTCGCCCACATATTTCATTTGAGAAATATTCTTTGCAGCACCTATTAATTGGATGTTCTTATTTCCATTGAAGTAATTACTCGGCATTTTTAATTCCTCCTTTTCGTAATACTTCCATGAACTCAGATACTTTCTAATAAAATTCCCCGCTTGATGAGTTGAATTCAAAAATGTTTCATCTATATCCCAGTAAACTTCGGTATTTCCTTGAATAAGCATTTCTTTCAATAAGAATTCTTCTGCTTTGTTAAGTGCATTAAAACCAATGAAATAGAATTTTTTCGAACTATTATTTTCTAAAAACTGATGAATATTTTTGGTTGCTTCTCGATACATACATCCCTGATAACCAATTTTATTCTCTAATAAAAACGCATACAAAGCATTGTAATATTCATTCAACTTCTCCATGAAAGCAAAGTGATTTTTCATCAATTCTGTTTCTTGGATAGTTCCTTTTACAGACCAATTTTTTAAACGCTGAATATCTCTGATATACACAAATACATCTTCTGTATTTACCAAATGCTGATCAATCTCATTAAAGTCTTGAATTACCGTAAAAGCCCATGAAGCAAATGCATCAAATGAATCAGGATTAACTTCTTGTTCTTTGTAAATTTTGTAGAAGTAAAATAAAAGCTGAATACTATCTATTTTTCGTATTCCCGAAACCTTCTGAGTGAATTCTTCAATATTTATTATTTCAGGTAAAAACCCAGTTATTTGCGATTCTTTAAATGCTTGTTTTACAAAAACACCTGCACGATTAGACGGCAAAATAAATGTGACATTTTCGAAACTATTTGTTGTTTTTAAAATGTCTTCAATTGTCTCCTGAATAAATGTTTTCATAGATCTAAAGTACAATAATTATGTTATTTTTGGTTTAGAATCAAATCAAATGAATACACTACATATTTCTTTATTACAGGCAGATTTATCCTGGGAAAATGTCCAAGAAAACATTAACTATTTTACCGAACAAATAGATAAAATAAGTAATGATTTGGACCTGATTGTTTTACCTGAAATGTTTACTACTGGATTTTCAATGAATGCAAAAGAACTCGCCGAAGAAATGAATGGAAAAACTGTAAACTGGATGCGAGAAACAGCAATAAAAAAACAAAGTGCAGTAGTAGGAAGTGTAATCATTTCAGAAAATAAGAATTTTTACAACCGTCTCTTTTTTGTTTTTCCTTCAGGTGAACTTCAATACTATGATAAAAAACACACTTTCACTTTAGCCAAAGAGCATGAAACTTATAACTCAGGTTCAAATAAATTAATTGTAGAATACAAAGGTTGGAAAATTTGCCCGCTTATTTGTTACGATTTACGTTTTCCTGTTTGGGCAAGAAATGTGGAAGATTATGATTTGTTGATTTACGTAGCAAGTTGGCCAGAAAAAAGAATTAATGCTTGGGATACATTATTAAAAGCCAGAGCTATTGAAAATATGAGTTATACAATAGGTGTAAATAGAATAGGTAAGGACGGTAATAATTACGATTATGTTGGTCATTCTATACTTTTTGATTGTTTAGGAAATCCATTATCTCAAGAACAGAACGAACGTCAGGAAACTATTTCTGTTCAGATAGAAAAAGAGTCTCAAGGTGAAATTAGAAATAAACTTGGATTCCTGAAGGATAAAGACAAGTTCAAACTTGTCTAATCAATTTTACTATCTTAGCAATCTTAAAAAATTATAAAAAAAACATGAAAAAAATAATTATTTTAGTATTCTTTACATTAATAATTTCTTTAAGTTTTTGGTCTTGTAAATCTAATTTAAATAGCGACAAGCCTTTTATAAATAAGGAGAAAACAATAAAAATTTCATCTAAAAAGCCTGTTGAATTTAGTATGGTTTTAAATGGAAAACTTACTGAAAATTTAAAAACACCATATAAATTTAAGTTTAGTGAAGACTTTGGTTATTTTGTTTTTAAACCTAAAGACATAAATGATTTTTTAGAGGTCGACGTAACTGACTCTAATGGTAGTATAAATTCTTATTACGATGGAGTTTCATTATTAAACATTGAAAATGGTACAATGAGAGTATTCGGAATGTAATCCTATAAAACAAAAGCTCTGCAACAAAGGCTTAGTAACTTTCATGAATAGAAACTATTCCTTATTCTTGTTTTTAATGATGATTACTCATCAAGTTTTATCCCAAGAAAGTAACGATAAATTTTGGATTGGTTTAAACTACGGGCAGGCGAATCAAGATAATATTATTTTAAACGATCCTGATTATGCTTACAAAAATGAATTCTTTAAGTTTCAAATAAACTACTTACTGTCTGACAATAAAAGATGGAACTACGAACTAACTATTGAACCTAGTATTTATTTTGTAAAATATCAGTTGTTAAATGAACAGTTTATTCGTCCTTCAACCCCAAATTATCTTGAATTAAGGGCACTATTTACTCAAAAAAGAAGATTTAATGAGTATGCCTTAAATCTAGGTATTATAGTTAGATATAACATTTTGAAAAATTTCAGCACTTATATACAAGGAAGTGTAGGGCCAATGATTTCCGGAGATGATACTGAACGTTTGAAAAAGGGATTCGCTTTCTCCGACATTCTAGGGCTAGGGTTTTCATATTCAAAACAAAAACTACGATTTGACTTTCGTTTTACTTTGCGACATAATTCAAACTTAGATTTTGCCTTCCCAAATAGTGGACATAATAGTGCTGGGATAGAAACCGGAATCTCGTTTAATTTATAATAGTTATAAGTTCTAAAATCATATAAGTTTTCAGGAAATCTATGGAAACATGCAACTACAGGCGGCTGGCATTTTATTTCTTTACCTATCTCTGTTACAAAAGAAATTAGAACGCAAAACCAATGGATGGAAGAAGACTGGGGAAGATTAAAAACAACATCTAAAATTCAAGATTTAGCATGGGAAACTGCAATTTAGTATGACACAAAGCACGCTACATATTTACTCCCTATAAAAGCTTCGATTCGTCAAAAATTAAAACTTCAAATTGATGATAATATTGAAGTTTCTCTTTCAGTTTAAAACAATAAAAAAGCAACCTAAATTAGGTTGCTTTTTTTTATGCTGGTATCATCCATTTAAAATTAAACTTTGTATCAGGAATTACAATACGTTCTGTAATTCGATACATTCTATCTGGAAGTTTCATTAAATAATCTCTAGCTTTTTCCGCTTCTGCTGTTAAACCAGTAATTTTATCTATTTCCCAAGTTTCATTCAACTTTTTCAAAATATCTACGTAATCAAATCCAGTGTAAACTCCGATTCGTTGTGCAACAGTTGAAAAATCATCAAATAAACTTCCTTTTGCATTGAAAGACTCACGTAAATGCATTGCTGGCATAACAATTTTATGCCTCATCATTTTTTCAAAAGCCAACATCATTTCACTAGGATCAATTTTGAAAATCTCACTCACAAAAGCAGTATAAGCCTTATGATGTCTCATTTCATCTCCTGCAATAATCTTAGACATTCTTGCTAGTAATTTATGTCCTTTCTTACGAGCTATTTTTGCTACATTATTATGGGAAACATACGTAGCTAATTCCTGGAAACTTGTGTATACGAAGTTTTTATATGGATCAGTAGAAGTTCCAATATCAAATCCATCCGCAATTAAATGCTGCGTAGAAATTTCAACTTCTCTCATATTTACTCTACCAGATAAATACAAATATTTATTTAAAACGTCTCCATGACGGTTTTCTTCAGCCGTCCAAGCTCTTACCCATTTCGACCATCCGTTCTCAGGATCTTGTTCAACTCCGTCTAATTCCATTAACCAAGATTCGTATGTTGGTAAAGCTTCTTCTGTAATTGTATCACCAATTAAAACAGTCCAAAAATCATCGTCTAACTCCTTAGAAATTTCTTGAATTTCTTTTACTTCTTCAATAAAGTTTTCACTTTGTGAATTTGGGAGAAAGTCGGTTGGCTGCCAAATTTTTTCAATTGGAATTAAAAAATCATCAACAAAACCATGGATTTTACTTTCCAAGGTTTTCATCACTTCTTTTCTTATATTGTGTATTGACATATGTCTGTTACGGGATTAATATTAGTTAATTGTTTGTTGTTTGTTGTACCTTTTCTTTATTCCGCAATTCCAGACTTAACAGTTAATTCTACTTTTTTTAATAAATCTTCAAACGAGATGCCATTAACCTTTATAGGTTCGTGAGTTTCAATTGTTATTGGACTTCCAATTCCTAATGGAAATTTACCATACTTAAATACTTTCCAAGAGTTGTTTATGCTTAAAGGAACTACATATGCTTCCGGATTGTATTTAACTAGCATTTTAAGCCCATTTGAAGCAAAACTCTTAGGTTTTCCGTTTCTACTTCTTGTTCCTTCAGGAAATATTGTTGCAGACCAATTGTTTTCTTTAATTCTTTTTGAGAAATTAATCATTTCTGCTATTGCCTGTTTCTTATCTTTTCTGTCAATTAACGCAGCTCCTCCATACTTTAAGTTGAATGAAATACTTGGAATACCTTTACCCAACTCAACTTTAGATACAAATTTAGGACAATGTTTCCTGAAAAACCAAATGATTGGAGGAATATCAAACATACTTTGATGGTTTGAAACAAAAATAACTGTTTGATTTTCTGGGATATCATATTTGTTCTTAACTCTCACTGGAATTCCTAAAATCAAAAGTGACTTTACAAGAAACCAATTCATAATATTGACTACTTTCTGATGACCCTCCTGACCACCTAACTTTAATCCTATCCATTGTATAGGATGGAAGATTAGTAATATGATAAAAAAGACAATGGCAAATACTGTAGATAACAGATAACTTATAATTTTCATTTTTAAAAAAATAAGATTCCCGCAGCAAAGCGGGAATAAAAATATTATACTTTAGAGCCAGTTAGACCAAGGTATTCGTGATAAAATAAACACCAATCCTAGACCGTAGAACAAAGCAAAAGTTTTAAACTTTGATTCACTTTTAACTTTCTTTTTATGTTTTGACCATCCCATGGTAATTAATACAATTGCAAGAATCATCATAATTGGATGCTCAACTGCCAATAATCTATTTGAACTATCAATTCCACTTGCTTTCATTGATTTGTACCATGGTGACATAAAATACCAACCTAAACCAATTAATAGTTGAATATGAGTTGTAATTAAAGTGAACAGTCCTAAGCGGAAATCTTTATGAGTAAATTCTTTTTTCTTTACTAAACCAATAACTGCATTAATAACTGCATAAATTAAAACAGCTAATACAATATAGGCCCAATAAGAATGGATAACTTTCATCATGATTTGTTAGTTTATATCCAACAAAAATACTGATTTTAGACATAAAAAAACCACCTTATATCCTGAAATAAATTCAGGACAAAGGTGGTCTTTTTTATATTCTGTTCTAATTAAATAATTAGAAACTATATCTTACTGAGAAATTCCAAGTAGTTCCGAATCCAAAGAATACTTTATTTCTAGTATTAACTCCTCTGAAAGTTTCATCTCCTGGCTCAGCAGCAATGTTAGTTCTAGATTCTGCGATATACTCCTCATCAAACAAGTTATTGATGTTTAAACGGAAGCTAACTGACTCGTTAGTTTCTTCATTGAAGTTCCACTTATAAGAGAATCCTAAATCAGATAAGGCATAACCTGGTAATTTAATTGCAGGTTCAGCAACTCCGTCGATTCCACTACTAAAAGAATCTTCTAATGTGAAAGCTGAGTATAATCTATCAACAAAACGTTGAGAATAATCTACTTTAAATCCTTTCCACGGTCTAATTTCAACTCCTAATCTGGCTGTAGATTGCGCAGCATCTCCAACTTTAACACCATCTAAGTTTACATTCACTGATCCAATTTGAGTTTGGTTATCATTATCAAAAGCGTTACCTGTTGCAGTACCACTAAACTCCCAGTCGTTAATAGATACCATACCAAATAAAGTTACATCCTCAGTAATTTTATAAGTAGACTCTAATTCAACTCCCATGTGAGTTTGAGTCACACCGTTTAATTGAGCTGTTCCTCTATCTCCCGTAGTTTGATTTTCAAATCCAGCGGTAACAAATCTGTCTTTCCACTGAGTTCTATAAAGGTTGGCATTCAAATTAAAACGCTCAGTTTTGAATCCGTATCCTAATTCAAGACCTAAAACTTTTTCGTTTGTAACAGCTTCATTAATATCGTTTCTAAAGTTTAAGAAAACAGCATCAAAGAAAGGTTGTTTAGAGTAGTAACCTCCATTAGCGAAAACATTGTGCTCTTCATTAATGTTCCAGTTAATTCCTCCTTTTATGTTTCCACCCCATAAATTCACCCATTCTGTCGTTTGTGCTGGATCAGTATCTAAATAGTTAAAATAATCAACTCTTTGAAATCCTTGATTAGACAAACCTCCTTGAAGGAATGCAGTTATTCCTTCTCCATTGTTATATTCTAACTGAGTAAATCCTCCGAACCAACGTACATTTCCATCATTATGGTAGTTGATTTTTTCCTCATCATCAGTACTTTTAAATACATTCCATAAGCTTGATAAATCAGAAGAATACTCCGTAGTTAATACATTTAAAGGTTGGTTAATATTATCGTTATCGCGGTATCCATCAGCTCCTAATAAGTTATCAATTCTTCTATAGTGAATTCCAGTATAAGAACGTACATCTACTCCAAAATCTAAAGTAAATTCGTCATTTAACTTTCTGTTATAGTTAGCTAATAAACCATACCAGTTGTGAGAGTTAATAGAAGCTCGACGAATCGCTCCGTTTCTTCTTTCTAATCCAGCAGGAATATCTGTTGATCTTAATTCATCATCATTTACAATGTATAATCCAGTACTTGGATCAACAACGTTGTTATACGTAAATCCGTTACTGAAAGTACCACCTTGTCCTGAGTTAGAGTTAGCGATTTCATCCCATAATACTAAACCTGTACTTGGATCTCTAAATCTACTTGAACTAGCGAAGTTACCTCCTAAGCGTCCGATATCTCCAGTTCCTCCCCCACGTCCAAAAGAAACGTAAGCAGAAGCAGATAAAGAAGATTCTTCATCGATATCCCAGTTCCAGTTTAAAGATGTAACTGGCTTGTGATAAAAGTTCTTTCTCCAGTTGAATTGCTCACCATTTAAGAAACCGTGGTTGTAGTTATATCTGTTACCTAATCTTCTGTAATCTGCTAAAGTAGCCATGTTAAAGAAACTTGTAGTTCTTTGGTTATGAGTTTGAGGAGCACCAGTCAACATAAACTGTAAATCGTGATCTTCATTAATTTCCCATCCTAACCCTACGAAATAGTTATATCCCTCAAATTCAGTTCCATTTACATATCCGTCTCCAGCAGTTCTACTGAATAAGAAAGAAGCTGCAAAACCATTTTCGTTTTTACCAGTTGAGTAAGTAGCTAATGTTTTCAAATAATTATCATTTCCATAAGAAGCTAAAACAGATCCACCTTCTTTCTTATCTGTAGTTTTCGTGATAATGTTAATTGTTCCACCTACAGAAGAAATAGCTAATTTAGAAGATCCTAAACCTCTCTGAACTTGCATCGCAGTAGTTACGTCAGATAAACCAGCCCAGTTAGACCAGAATACACGACCATTCTCCATATCATTAACAGGAACCCCGTTAATTAATACAGCGATATTCTCCTGAGAGAAACCACGAATATTTATTCTTGCATCTCCAAATCCTCCACCAGACTTAGTTGCGTAAACAGATGGAGTTGTGTTTAAAATCTCTGGAAATTCTTGAGATCCTAATTTTTCTTGGATTTCAGCAGCTTTAATTGTAGAAACCGCTACTGGAGTTTCTCTATCTTTTGCAACATCAATTAATCCTTTAATAACAACCTCTTCTAATACATTATCACTAGGTTGTAATTGAATAGTACCTACGTTACCTGCACCGTTAAATGCAACTTGTTTGTCTTTGTAACCAACAAAAGAAACTACTAAAGTACCTGAAGTACCCTTGACATTTAATTTAAATTC contains:
- a CDS encoding TonB-dependent receptor, with translation MKKITNLLLVALFFVSATVLAQTQISGSVVDETGEPLPGASVVEKATTNGTSTNFDGEFKLNVKGTSGTLVVSFVGYKDKQVAFNGAGNVGTIQLQPSDNVLEEVVIKGLIDVAKDRETPVAVSTIKAAEIQEKLGSQEFPEILNTTPSVYATKSGGGFGDARINIRGFSQENIAVLINGVPVNDMENGRVFWSNWAGLSDVTTAMQVQRGLGSSKLAISSVGGTINIITKTTDKKEGGSVLASYGNDNYLKTLATYSTGKNENGFAASFLFSRTAGDGYVNGTEFEGYNYFVGLGWEINEDHDLQFMLTGAPQTHNQRTTSFFNMATLADYRRLGNRYNYNHGFLNGEQFNWRKNFYHKPVTSLNWNWDIDEESSLSASAYVSFGRGGGTGDIGRLGGNFASSSRFRDPSTGLVLWDEIANSNSGQGGTFSNGFTYNNVVDPSTGLYIVNDDELRSTDIPAGLERRNGAIRRASINSHNWYGLLANYNRKLNDEFTLDFGVDVRSYTGIHYRRIDNLLGADGYRDNDNINQPLNVLTTEYSSDLSSLWNVFKSTDDEEKINYHNDGNVRWFGGFTQLEYNNGEGITAFLQGGLSNQGFQRVDYFNYLDTDPAQTTEWVNLWGGNIKGGINWNINEEHNVFANGGYYSKQPFFDAVFLNFRNDINEAVTNEKVLGLELGYGFKTERFNLNANLYRTQWKDRFVTAGFENQTTGDRGTAQLNGVTQTHMGVELESTYKITEDVTLFGMVSINDWEFSGTATGNAFDNDNQTQIGSVNVNLDGVKVGDAAQSTARLGVEIRPWKGFKVDYSQRFVDRLYSAFTLEDSFSSGIDGVAEPAIKLPGYALSDLGFSYKWNFNEETNESVSFRLNINNLFDEEYIAESRTNIAAEPGDETFRGVNTRNKVFFGFGTTWNFSVRYSF